One segment of Corynebacterium caspium DSM 44850 DNA contains the following:
- a CDS encoding cell division protein SepF translates to MSIIRNAKEFFGLAPFDEEHDEFSPEHTRYETSGSAAYQPRTYDSYAEPAMDHRGYSAEPRRYATPSAAAPIIETVHLNSYREAREIGIPFRSGNAVILDLSTMPAEEAKRVIDFSAGLCFALRGQMEKLSGRIFALIPQDAPFGRTELERAARLR, encoded by the coding sequence ATGTCGATTATCCGTAATGCAAAGGAATTCTTCGGCCTGGCACCGTTTGACGAAGAGCACGATGAATTCAGCCCGGAACATACCCGCTACGAAACTTCAGGTTCAGCGGCATACCAGCCACGTACCTATGACTCCTATGCGGAACCTGCTATGGATCATCGTGGTTATAGTGCAGAGCCGCGTCGTTATGCCACCCCTAGTGCTGCAGCGCCGATTATTGAAACCGTGCACCTGAACTCTTATCGCGAAGCTCGTGAAATCGGGATTCCTTTCCGCAGTGGCAATGCTGTGATCTTGGATTTGAGCACCATGCCTGCTGAGGAAGCTAAGCGAGTAATTGATTTCTCTGCTGGTCTTTGCTTTGCTTTACGTGGTCAGATGGAAAAACTCAGCGGACGTATTTTCGCTTTGATTCCACAGGATGCACCTTTTGGTCGGACTGAATTAGAACGTGCAGCCCGTTTACGTTAA
- a CDS encoding YggT family protein: MSSFILFMIFLLRVFSLLLITRIVVEMIASFSKQFRPPAWFGTMMEPIFKITDPPIKLARRVVPPLRLGNVAVDVAVLVIFLSITLLSAVLSSFLRVL; the protein is encoded by the coding sequence GTGTCTTCATTCATCCTGTTCATGATTTTCCTTCTGAGGGTTTTCAGTCTCTTGCTGATCACCCGCATCGTAGTTGAGATGATTGCTTCATTTTCCAAGCAATTTCGTCCGCCGGCCTGGTTTGGCACGATGATGGAACCAATTTTTAAAATTACCGATCCCCCCATTAAGTTAGCGCGCCGCGTAGTACCGCCACTAAGGCTAGGAAATGTAGCTGTTGATGTGGCCGTGCTGGTGATATTTTTATCTATAACCTTGCTGAGCGCGGTTCTTAGCTCATTTTTACGAGTCCTCTAG
- the wag31 gene encoding DivIVA-like cell division protein Wag31: MPLKPADVHNVAFSKPPIGKRGYNEDEVDQFLDLVEDTLAQLLDENEELHQRVEELQATSGKTGAAVAPGVDEAALRRDIEAKLRREYEAKLAEANAATVAAKKAAETAKAEAEAAAKKAATATPAAAPAASAAATSETHMQAAKVLGLAQEMADRLTSEAQSESSSMLEEARTAAEKQVSEADARAKALVADAELKSKKALEDANTRANNQIRQAEEKAQALREDAERKHTEIMNTVKQQQNALETRIGELRTFEREYRTRLKTLLESQLEELETRGSAAPSNKQN, encoded by the coding sequence ATGCCGCTGAAACCAGCTGATGTGCACAATGTCGCTTTTAGTAAGCCGCCAATTGGAAAGCGTGGCTATAACGAGGACGAAGTTGATCAGTTCCTTGATTTAGTAGAAGACACGCTAGCGCAGCTACTTGACGAAAACGAAGAGCTTCATCAGCGGGTAGAGGAACTACAGGCTACTTCCGGTAAAACCGGCGCAGCAGTTGCTCCCGGTGTCGATGAAGCTGCTTTGCGAAGAGATATCGAAGCTAAGCTTCGCCGTGAATACGAAGCTAAACTCGCAGAAGCTAATGCCGCTACAGTCGCTGCTAAAAAGGCTGCTGAAACTGCGAAGGCCGAAGCTGAAGCTGCAGCTAAGAAAGCTGCTACTGCCACCCCAGCAGCTGCTCCTGCGGCCAGCGCTGCTGCCACTTCAGAAACCCATATGCAAGCCGCCAAGGTTTTGGGTCTCGCCCAAGAAATGGCAGATCGCCTCACTTCTGAAGCTCAGTCCGAGTCTTCTTCCATGCTAGAAGAAGCCCGTACCGCAGCTGAAAAGCAGGTATCTGAGGCAGATGCACGAGCGAAGGCACTGGTTGCCGATGCTGAACTGAAGTCTAAGAAGGCTCTGGAAGATGCGAATACTCGCGCTAATAACCAGATCCGTCAGGCTGAAGAAAAGGCTCAGGCACTGCGTGAGGATGCTGAGCGTAAGCACACTGAAATCATGAATACGGTTAAGCAACAGCAAAATGCTTTGGAGACCCGTATCGGTGAGCTACGTACCTTCGAACGCGAGTACCGCACTCGTTTGAAGACTCTGCTGGAATCCCAGCTTGAGGAACTTGAAACCCGTGGTTCTGCGGCACCAAGTAATAAACAGAATTAA